The following DNA comes from Oncorhynchus masou masou isolate Uvic2021 chromosome 21, UVic_Omas_1.1, whole genome shotgun sequence.
CCATGAGTCATCCAGCAAATGACTTTTAAAGGGTGGAATCTCCAAATAAATGTATAAAGTGATCAAAACAACTGTAGCCAGTCGTACAAGACATTTTGTAGATAAAAGGATAAGTAGCATATCGTTTTTAAATGTTTGCATGATTTTCTCCTGATTCAAAGCGGGTATGGCAGATTTCAAAACTCTTCCGCAAAGGACTCAGGGATGATACACGTGTGCTTCCTTGCCAAAAGGAGGCTACCATTTCTCTACTAACAAGTTGACACACTCCTCGACCACGAGACAACTTATCGGTTTCCAGGTCACAGAATAGAGAGGGCAGAGGTGCGAGGGTGGAGGATGGACTTTCCCCAAATGAGGAAATGCCCTTGTTCTTTGATCAGTCCAATTTAAGATAGCAGTTGGCTCCTCTTTGTTCGCCCCACactttccttcctcctcccccgccTGCATCCGACTGGTCCCCttccaccctgtccctgtccatCCGTAACCGCAGCGTGTTGCGTATAACCAGTCGCTCCGTCATGAAAGATGCACAAAACCAGGGCAGGGCGTACTCCGCTGTGATCAACCCCATAAAGTTATACTGAAAATGGGAATAATCCCAGGGACAGGCGTCGAACTGGGTCAACAACAGCCCTGTACCGAACTCCCAGATATACGTC
Coding sequences within:
- the tmem229b gene encoding transmembrane protein 229b, which produces MATPAPPPAPLTVLSRWYLYAIHGYFCEVMFTAAWEFVVNRNWKFPGVTSVWALLIYGTCILIVEHMYLALRALRCPVLLRCLIYTLWTYIWEFGTGLLLTQFDACPWDYSHFQYNFMGLITAEYALPWFCASFMTERLVIRNTLRLRMDRDRVEGDQSDAGGGGGRKVWGEQRGANCYLKLD